GACTCGACGTCCGGTCCTCTCACCTGAATTTGGCCTTGACAGGAACGTAAGAGGCGTCGGCGGTGATGGTGCAGTTCTGGAGGATGATGGCGGAGGGCTGGCGCCTCTCCTTCCGGCCCTGGGCGGTGACGATGCACTGCTGGTTGTCCAGCGGCTTGCGGACGAGCATCTTGCAGTTCTGGAAGATGGCGGAGGCGTCGCCGAAGATGAAGTCGATGGTGCCCGAGATGGTGCAGTCGCGGTAGAACTGGCGGTGGGCGTGGGTGTAGAGGGTGTCCTGGTACCCGTCCATGTGGCAGTTGTAGAAGACGGAGAAGTCCGACTGGACCCTCAGCGCCACGGCCTGGTGCTTGATGGCGCCTGCGTCGTTCTCGAACCCGATGTCCTTGGCGAGGAACTGCTCACCGAGGACGGCTGCACGACCATCGCGAAAACCGCAGTTAGGTCCCATGGTCGTATCGTCCTAGGTTAATGTCACCGAGATCAGAGGTACGAAGTACTTACCGACGGTGGCGGTCTTGAAGGTGTTGACGCCGTCGACGTAGTTGCTGTTGTAGACGATCCTGGTCTTGGTCGGCCCGTCTCCGATGAGCGTCAAACGCCACATCTTCTTGTCGAAAATGATCTGCTCCCTGTAAACTCCCTCCTTGACGTACAGAACGAACGTCTTGTTGCTCCTCAGCGGGATGTCCTTCAACGCCTCGGTGATGGTCTTGTACTTGCCGCTCCCATCCTTGGCGACAACGAGGTCCGGCTTGAGGTTGACCCCGACCTTGGCCTGGAGCAGCCTCCGCCTGACGGGGTCCATCCACATCGGGAACTCGCCGTGCCCGAGGACCTGGACCTCGCTGTCCTGGAGGAGCCGGCGGTTGCCGCTCAGGAAGTTAAGGTTTAGGTTCGCAAGAACTGAGGAGATCTCGGTGACCATGGCGAGCCCGTTGCTGGTCAGCTCGGCGGTGGCATTCAGGGCCTTCCTCATCTTCTCGCCAGCGTCGCTGGTGGTGTTCTCGAACCCGTCCAGGCAGGTCTCCTGGTAGGTGATGGAGGCACCGAGCCAGGTCTTCAAGTCGGCCAGGAAGTCGTCGACCTTGCTCATGTCAAGGCCTCCCAGCTTGTCGAATGAGCTCTGGAGGTCGTCGATCGCGTATTCCATCAGCTCCTTGCAGTTCTGGAGGGCCTGCGAGGTCCTAGGGTCCTTGGCGAGCTCCTTCAGCGTGACGGACTTCTCGGCCGCCTCGGAGATCTTCTTCATGGCGACGTTGAACCCGGCCTTGATGAGCTCCTTAGGGTCGGTGACGTTCGGACCCGCGGTCTCAAGACTCTTCACGCACGACTCCTTGTAGTCGGCCGGCTGGCACATGGCCTCGATGGCCTTCATGGAGGCGGAGACCTCCTTGGTCTCGCCCTGCTTGCTGTCGCCCTTGGACATGGTGACACCGGCGACCACCGCAACCACGGCGACCACCAGGATCAGGGAGCTGACCGCCACGATggcgagcttcttcttcttcccctcgcTAGCCATCTCTTTTCCCTCAATAACAACCTTACAAACTATCTAAATTCTCTTCTAAAGAagccgaaaaaaaagaagatcggtaatttataatttgatcAAATGAAGAGATCGTTTTACCAAAAGAGAGACAAGAGGCCCTCTTGTCCCTAGTAGCCGTGATGATCATTCGAGGAAGATGGGGTGACTTTTATACGGGAAAATGGGTTTTGGAATTGGTTGCGGAACCTGTGGCCTGGAGAGAAAAGAGGCGTCAAAAATAGCTGAATTGCCCAAATTAAGTATGCACAAATAGTTCCAATTCATGGCTTGCCTCGTGTTTCGACCTAACAATAAATAGGCTGGCTCTAGTATGTGTCTCTATGGTCAAagttttgacatgaaatcaatgaaaaatcaaaggGAGCTTTGGCCCGTAtattataaaaggaaaatacgTTCGCATGGCATCTATGCTCGCGCGGGACTCCTAGGGATACGCCGAGGGTGAGGAATTGGATACCTGTGTTACGAAAGGATCGATCGTGGAATCAGATTTCGTTTAGAGTAGAGACACGATAAGATAAATTTGATAATGTATAATATCCGCAAATTTTAATACAttcctaagtttttttttcccataaacGGAACGCTTGGACAAAGTAAAAAGTTCACCGTATACTGCTAAAGTCTATTACCCCCCTTAAAGCACACATGACAAATCTCTCCACATTCTCTAGGACTTTTAATTGCTCAATCCGGCGCTAAATTTGACCCCGGTGCCCGGCAACCACGCGGTCCCGTCGATGAATGTACGGACTGAGAAGAAATCGGCGGTGGCAGCGTCGCGGATGACATGGTAGCCGGGCCACGCGACTCGGCCCGAGAGCGAGGCGCCAGGCCCGTTATTCCGGTACTCGCCATACCACAGCGTGCTGAGGGCGAAGTTGCCGTACCACTCGAGCCAGCCCCTTGGCTGGACCTGACTGCTCATGTAAGTGTTGAGGAAGACGGTCCTCGAGAATTGCTTCCATGGCCGGCCGAGGTAGGTGGGCTGGGTGGCCAAGACGTAAGAGTCCTGGATCGAGAACCCGGTGCTCTGGTAGGGGCTCTTCCTTCCCTGCGCCGTGATGGTCACCTTCTGGAGGGGCAGGGGCACCCTGGTAAATATCCTACAGTTCTGGAGGACTGCCGCGCCATTCCCGAAGATGAAGTCGATGGTGCCGTGGACGTCGCACTCGCGGTAGAACTGGCGCAGGGAGTGGGCGTAGAGCGTGTCCTGGTAGCCCTCCATGCTGCACCTGTAGAATGCGGACTGGTCTGAGTCGACGCGGAGCGCCACTGCCTGGTGGTTCCGCGGCCCCGCCGTGTTGCGGAAGGTCATGTCCCGCGCTATGAACCCCTTGCCGGACACCGCTGCAATCGAGAAAATTTGAAACGTGATAATGGAATGTCAGATtcacttcattttcaaaagcTTACATATAGTTTGTACATTTAGGATACTCACCGACAGTAGCAGTCCTAAAGGTCGTCCATCCCTGCATAAAATGTCGATTACCGGTGATGATGGTGGCTCCGATGCCATCTCCGACAAACATTATGtttgttttcttcctcttcaagtCGATGTTCTCGCTATAAACACCCTTCTTGATGTATATGACATACCTCCTGTTGCTATAGCTCGGAGCGTCAATGACTGCCTCCGAGATGGTGCGGTAGCGTCCGCTCCCATCTGAAGCAACCACGGCATCTACGTGCATGCCAACCGGGCTTGCCTTGAGTAGCTCTTGATCGCCTTCTGTCATCCATGCCGGAAACTCCGAGGCTCCGTGGCTGGAGTTGGTACGAGGTGGTGGGAACGGTAAGCTGTGTAATTGGCAATACATGGTCAGCACATTCCCAATGAGCTGCGTCACTTGCTTCAGGCTCCCCCTAACGAAATTCTCGAGGCGCCCATCCGTGCCCTCAAAGCCTTCGAGGCATGTGTCCTGGTTGCTCAGCGCGGCGCTGAGCCACGCCTTCAGGTTCCCACCGTAGTGGCTGTTCTTTGAGCCGGCCTGAATTCTTTTCATCTCTCCCATGGACCAGGCGATCTCTGAGATGGAGTAATCCAGGAGCTCCTTGCAGTCCTCGATCGCGACTTGCTCGCGGTAGCTCACGGACAAGGCGGTGAACCTTGAGATCGACTCGACGGCCGCCCTCGCTTCATTGAGAGTGGCCTGGAGCGCAGCGCTGAGGACCAAATTGGAGTTGGCCGGCCCTGCATTGTTGAGCTCGGCCTGCACGTTGAGAAGGCACGAGCTCTGGTCTTCGATGTGGTTGCATACTTGGGGAAGCAAGGCTTGAATGTCAAGGGTCTGTTCTTTTGGGGAGGTTGCTTGGGACAGAACTTGAAGGGTTGGTAAGAGAAAGAGGATGAGGAGGGAATTCAGTAAGGCCATTGCTGGCTGTCTGAAAGCTGGAAGGAGAATGGAAAAAGCAATGGGTGGCCGTCAGAACGTGAACTGAGgatttatttatgtcataaagTTTGAGAAAGTGCTGGTGGGATTGTTTGGTCTGAAAGGAAAGGGTTAGTCTTTTGGAGTCTTACATTTACCTTCCCTTTGTGCTTTTTCTCTGGAGGAAGTCACGCCTTGTTCACAGATTCCCTGCCCTTTTCACTGCTTGATGACGCACCCAGCAAGCGATGCTCCTCCAGGACTTTGCGCCGACGTCCTGTTTAAAAGCATTAAAGTGCTGGGTGTGCCGCCGCATCTCTTATTACACGAATTAGTCGGCATGGTTAAAAGCAATGGAATTTATTCAAAGGGCTCGCGTAGGCAACTTTTGAACTTGATCACATAGACAAGGTTGGGATCCTTGGAAATCAGGGCGatttatgaattaattttattatcagTTCAGATCAAGCTGTATAAAGCAAGAGTCCCAGGTACAATAACTTCCAAAATCCCAAAACCCACCTACACATGGTTTtcaccaagaagaaaaagtacacATTGGATTGGACTTAATACTATGGAAAGGAAGGTTACTCCTTTCTGTATCTCGATTGTCGGCAAGGGTGTTGGTTAAGTGAGTCTGATCTTCGTGCAGCATAATAAGCTATAGTTAAGTATAATATAGACTGCTCAATACACCAGTTGAGCCGCCCTAGGGCGTATCTACTTCCGGAAAATATGTGAATGCGCTTGATTTCTGATACCGAGTGCATGATTCTAGGTGTGATCCGTCTACTAATCCCATCTTATCTTGCAGCCTCTAGAATGCAACGTCTCGCGTACATCTGAGGAAAGCTTGAATCTTAAAGCAGCAAGCAACTTGACCTTTTTTATCCTGACCCAGCACGTCCGAAGTGCAAGCTCAAAGCCTTCAACTGTCACTTTGTTGAGATGCACCAACTTCGCCTCCTGCAGGCGTGTCAAGTTGCTCATCACCATGCACAGCCCCATATTAGAAATGTTGCAGTGGCTTAAGTTTATCTGTCACAAGCGTAGTAGTTGAGCAACATCAGATCACACACTCAGCAAATTAAAGAACTAATTAGAACCGACCCCAATATTCAGGCCTAGCTAGCAGCTCTTGAACAATATATAACGGAACCATTCTTTAGCCTTATTAGCTAAGCAGCTTTCATTTTCGAGATCAGCTTCTAGGTAATATACATGGAGGTGAGCAGGCTAAAAATTGTTTGGTTGTAGGAGCATGTGGATGAAACCTGTCTCACCTTTTAACAAGTATTTAACAATTGTCAAGAGAAGGAGGTTTGATGTTTCGTGGATGAGACAACAGATTGTTTGTGCTGTTAGATATAGAATGGCAAATTTGAACATTTAGAAAGAAGGTTGACAAGTGACAATCAAAGGGACATGTAGGAAATGGGAAAGCATAACACAGTTCGCTTCTTTAAATGTAGATGGTCCTTAATTTATTATTGAGCATGTTGCAACAGTAGCAGGTAAGTTGCACCCTTGCTCTTTATTTCTAGTCAAGGATACTGATGATTACCTATCGAAAAAGGTTACCGACCGTCTTCTCTCCTTTACTACTTTAGGCAAAATTTTGACACTTCCTCACCCAAAAATGACAGTGaaaggaaggaaataaaaaaggttGATATCAGTAAACCCACCATCTTTTCTCTAGTTTTAGCGTGGTACAAAGAATAGCCTACTTAAAAGCAATAGAAAAGGGACGTTAACTATCCATGTTCTACTTGTGAAACTGTTACTTTTCACAGGCGGCACATTTCTAGGTAAACAAGGGAGTTTTTATGATAAACTCAGTGGACCAAGTTGAAAAATAAGAGAACTTGATGGGCTTTCATGAATTTTACCAGATGTTGGATCTGAGAAATTATGAGACAAGAAATTCTCATAAGAATGCCCctaaattatttgataaatatcCAAAATCTGAGGAAAAAGCACATTGGCCCTCACGTTTCCATGAAATGGTACATTTTCAAACAGCTAGAAAGTTATCTCCCTCGAGGCTTTACTTTCATACTCTTACCATTCCTTATAAAAATTGTTATGATGAAAGTTCACTTATAGAGTTCTGCAGCAACTGTACCTGTCGCAAGTTCCGTGCGTAGTAGGCAAGTGCCCAGAAGCCTGAATCATCAACATTTTCACAGTATTTCATGTCTAAATCGGCCAATCTCTTGCATCCAGCTGCAAGTGCCATCAAACCAACACCTGTCACATTGAAAAGGCTACGCATCTCTAGGTCCCAAAGTTCTTCTAATTGGCCAAGATATTCCATCCCTCTGTCTGTAACATCAGAGCAGTATGACAAATTGAGCCGCCTCAGCTTCTTGCAACCGCTTGATAGAGCAGCTAATGCATCGTCTCCAATTCCATTACAGCTACAGTCCATATCAAAGACACATTAAGAATTTTTTACTGCAAATACAAGTCTAAAAGGCAAATATAACCTGTGTCAACATATTACCGGTAAAGATCAATCTCACAGATCTTCCTGCATTTAgaggcaatatgacctaatcctTTATCTGATATAGTTGGGCATAGCGCCAGCTTTAAGCATGAAAGTTCTAAACAATTAGAAAGATATTCAAGTCCTGCAGGAGAAGGGGAGATCTAATTAATCGTATTGAACAGAGAAAGTTTCAACAGTCAAACAGGAATTTCAAAAGGAAAGAGATGCACTAATATCCAACAAAAGTAGAAGTGTGCAAGAAGCACAAGGGGCGAGATATGCTTTGACAAAAGGAAGTACTTGACAATCAGCAATAAGGAAGGAAATTACATGCTAACAGGAATTACAAAGAATGTGCGATTTCTTTggttttttaggaattttcccAAATTACCTGTATCATTTATGCCACCACAATCAGTAAGATCAAGCTCCTCAAGTAGCAAACAAAACGATCCAAGGTAATAGAGACTCTTCTCAGTGATCATATTGCAAGATTCCAACTTCAGACACGTTAGGTTGCGGCAAGAATCTGATATTGCAAAAATTGCTGCATCGGTTATGGAATGGCAACATGTCAAGTCAAGGACCCTCAAGTTAACACAGCCAGAGACGAGGCGCATGAGCCCCAGGTTTGTTGCCCCTATGCACTTGCCTAGTCCGATTTCCACCAATGACGTGCAATTGCTTAAGGCTTTAAAAGCAGAGTCTGAAACTCGAGCCCCGTCAATTTTAATGGCATTCAGATTCTTCAAATCTTTAAAGCAACGGAGAAGGATTGATGAGCACTCCTGTTCACATGTCCGGATAGTTGAAGaaatttactttaaaaagtACAGAAACGCAGAGCAAGATGCACAAGTCGTGAAGCTGGAGAAACCACTAACCGTCAAGCTGTAACTTGCATTAAGCTGCACGAGACCTTCATGTCCTTTAGCAACAGAGACCAAACCACAAGAACTGATGCCATTGCACCTCGACATATCAATGACCTGCGAGCATCAAAGTCACCCCGTAGCATCATGGACCTGTGAAACTTTCCATGATCCTTAAAAAATATTACTCGCAGGCAACAAACATTACCCGCAGCAAAGGGCATCCACCCCCGAGGAATTGTAATCCAGTGTCATCAATGAGAGAACAGCCCACCAAAGCCAAAACTTCCAACTTTGGTAGAGAACCAATTGATTGCAGGGAGTCGTTTGTAACCTAAGATAGCTCAGAGGTGAAAGTATTCGAAAAACAACACAATCAGAAACACAGAAAACAGAAAATCCTTGAGCGACATTGCATTGCACTTCATGATATTTCATTcttaaaatccctaaaatacAAAGGCATCCACTGTTCTAGAAATAAGAAAAGCCTGCCATTCAGATTCGAAAATTATATATCTTAAAGCACATTGTTTTCCATGAACCAGGTCCAACCTGCATCTCTTGTTCACAAGCATCTGCTCATATAGCATCAATGCGTTGCACTTCATGATATTTCATTTCTTAAAATCCCCAACTCACAAAGGCATCCACTGTTCTAGAAATAAGAAAAGCCGGCCATTCAGATTCAAAATTATATCTTAAAGCACAATCTTTTCCATGAACCAGGTCCAACCTGCATCACTTATTCACAAGCATTCATAGCATAGATGAtgcaagaagcaagaaaaaaaaaagagtagtgAGAGAGAGCACAACATTAAATCTTCCCAAATTCAACCAACCCACATGGGAACCTTCGGAAATTGCACGACACACAATACGAAAAAGCATCTCTTTAAGCACTGCTAAAAATAGAAACCTTCTACATGCAAAGATTTAGAGTTAATACAATCCAATAAAATTAGACacatttcaagaaattgagcaTTCCAAACATCATCTTTGACAAATGCACCAAGAAATGAAGGAAGGGCCGCCGTTAACCCTTCGCTTGCAAATTAAAGACAAAAAACAACCGAGGAAAAGCTCGCGATGCCTTCAAATTTAATCACAAAGGACAGTTAGGCCACCTATAAATTCAAGGAACAACCCACCCAGCCATATCCAGGAACAGCATTTTTTGGACTTTCTAAATTTGAAACGAGAGCGAAGAATCGAAAGAAGGTCGAACCTTAAGATAGGACAAGTCAAGGAACTTCAAGTCCACGCACTTGTTGCACAATAGATCCACCCCTAGATCACCAATCTCCATGCACCACTTCAAGCTCACCTTCTCCAACCTCCCGCAACCCACAGCGATCTTGGCCAACCCAACGTCCGTCACTCCCAGGCACTTGTCCATCTTCACTTCCCTCAGCCTCGCCCCGCACGACAGCGCCGCCGCCTCCCGGTCCCCGAACCCGCAGCAATGCGACACGTCGACGCTCTCCAGATAAGCGCACGCCCTTATCACCTGCTCCAGCCCGTGGTGACCTAGCCCGGTGGACCGGCTCAGCACCAGCTTCCGCAGGCCCCGGGTCCAGGCCAGCGGGTCGCGGCCGGGAGGCGAcagcgaggaggcggcggcgcgcGGGAACGCCCACGGCGAGCCCCGGCTCGTCAGCAGCACCGCGACGGCGCCGTCGTCGATCCGGGGGCAGACGGAGAGGTCCAGCGTGTCGAGGCGCGGGTAGTTGGCGAGGAGGGAGCGGAGGAACTCGACGCGCAGGACGCGGAGGGAGGAGCGCGTGAGGGCGTCGATCCGGTGGAAGTCGCGGCACACGAGCCGCCACGACTTGCGGTCGGCGTCGGAGGCGAGGCCCTTGTAGATGCGGACGAGCAAGTCCTCCGTCAAGCTCTCGAGCGACGCCATGAAAGAGCGCGAAGGCGagcgagctagagagagaaagcgagagagagagagtcgaagaagagagagaaagcgcaGAGAGATTCTGGAGAAAACGAAACGgttcgaaggaggaggaggaggagagagatcAGCGGAAACGCGGAGGTCGGGAGAGCGCGTTTAGGTGGggacgaagaggaagaggaggcggaggtggaggagcGGGAGGTGATCGGGCGGAGGGAGGGGCGGAGGCGCTCCGGGACGGCGGCGGCTCGGGGCGGATTTCATTGCTcagatcggcggcggcggcgagcggcggaggAGCGGAGTTGGTTAGGATATGACGACGAAGTCTCCCGGGAGAGAAGAGAAATGTATGCGTAGAGAGAGAGTGCGTGTGTTGCGTGTGCGATCCCATGCGGAGCCGCCCACTTAAGCAGGCCCAGCGGCGGGGCCCGCGCTGCAAAGCCAAGCTCCCCCCGCCTGTCGTTGGATCTTCGGGATCGGGGCGGGTGGATGGGGCCACGTGGAGGGGAGGCGGCGGGGGTGCGTGAGCAGGGCCGCAGGGGATTGGCCGCCCCGCCCTGGGTGGGGATGATGCGAGACGTGTGTACGGTGGGGAGGGACGGAAAGGGTGCGGGTGGGGGCGGGGCCCACGTGAACGTGCAAAGGACCGTACCTATTTCCGTCCCAGCGAGTCAAAAGATAAGAAGAGAACCGGAGCCCGACAGATATATAAATTGCGCCCCCCACCCCCCGTGGTGGGGACCATCTCTCTTTTTCCCATGTTCTAATATTCATGGTTTTCCAAcaattcctctttttttttttttttttttgtcaaaaattaaaaataaaaaaacaattccTCCTCTCATTTTTTCCTATGATAAGAAGACGACATCTCCTTTTTCCCCCTAAATCCGAATGATTCGGATTGGAAATTCGTCCGTTGCCTGTGTCGTGAACCGGCTAACCTAGGGTGGTCCCCATCCCACCTTACAATTCGCACGCATTCCGCAGAATTGGAACACCTCATGTCTAGGTTCATTTAAATCTCGATTCAAGTAAATTATGCCTCATTGATGCACATTTAACATCTTGCGACCTTCAATCATAATCCGTCTAAAATGGCGGCTTTGACCTCAAGAGAACTTGAGGAAGAGAAAGTGCGATGGATCCTTTTCTCCGCTCAATCATGCATCCCCTCAGAGATTGACGACCTCGAAAAGGACTAATAAAAGTAACTAGTGCCACATGTTAGCCTATAATTGAAAGAGCCGATGCTTAGAGAAATGCAGCGATCACAAATTCAAAATCCTTTAAAAAGGTTGCATCAACGAGAGTTATGGTGCACTTATTTAAACGCATTCGAGATTCGAATGACGCAAATTCGAAAGTACTGATTGTACTTCATGCGAGATCAGTGGTCCAATGAAAATTGTACAATTTCCTTAATTGGTTATCGAATTAGGGAGGGTTTACTTAGATCCAAATCTatcctaaaaaattcaaaacaaagatAATACAAGTACGTATATGATAACATGGGGGACTGATCACGCCACACAATTGATATAATCAATAGAtatattcttttgcttttggggGGTCAGCTATATATTAATTTGcaattatatttatatacataaattgtctattttattttttttttatatgtttttcttttggggggtcGTTGTAACCCGCGTCGACTCCGTGGGCGGCAGCTTTTCCCTAATGGGGGAAGTGGAGAAGATGCTGCTCCGAGGCTGATGCCGAGAGAATCGGATGTGGACCGCCTGccacaaagaaaaaaactgcCCCCacacctttatttatttattaattccTTCTTCTGCAGCGAGTCCATAAAGTCTACGTATATATTTGAATCGATCCAATCGATCGAGGAATCGGGCACCGCGCTTTATTCTATAAGCAAGCCACACATGTTCATTAGGATTGGAAAAGCCATTCCCATGTCTcggattttgtttattttgcgaaaaacgaataatttaagaaatgtttttctttaaaaattgatCTGAGTcgatgaaaaatgatttcattatCGATGGTAATTTGTGTCTAAACATTTtagtggatgatgaaaatattttttgtcccttcactttttataaataatctgaacaatcattttttagaagaatatcttttaaatctttcatttttcacCAAATAAACACACCCATATATGTGATTTTTTCACTGTCAGAGATATGTTGACTCTAGATGGGAAAATTTTGTATGGATTGTACGCAGCACGGTGTTAAATCTTTTGCCAAAGTATAAGTATTTCATTCCATTTGATTGCATCACGTCGATATTTTGGGTCATATGAGTCTGGcgtatttccttttcttgaaagGGGTCTCGACGCACATTGTGATTAAAGTTATCCATATTTATTTTCGC
The nucleotide sequence above comes from Eucalyptus grandis isolate ANBG69807.140 chromosome 2, ASM1654582v1, whole genome shotgun sequence. Encoded proteins:
- the LOC104435108 gene encoding probable pectinesterase/pectinesterase inhibitor 21 encodes the protein MASEGKKKKLAIVAVSSLILVVAVVAVVAGVTMSKGDSKQGETKEVSASMKAIEAMCQPADYKESCVKSLETAGPNVTDPKELIKAGFNVAMKKISEAAEKSVTLKELAKDPRTSQALQNCKELMEYAIDDLQSSFDKLGGLDMSKVDDFLADLKTWLGASITYQETCLDGFENTTSDAGEKMRKALNATAELTSNGLAMVTEISSVLANLNLNFLSGNRRLLQDSEVQVLGHGEFPMWMDPVRRRLLQAKVGVNLKPDLVVAKDGSGKYKTITEALKDIPLRSNKTFVLYVKEGVYREQIIFDKKMWRLTLIGDGPTKTRIVYNSNYVDGVNTFKTATVAVLGEQFLAKDIGFENDAGAIKHQAVALRVQSDFSVFYNCHMDGYQDTLYTHAHRQFYRDCTISGTIDFIFGDASAIFQNCKMLVRKPLDNQQCIVTAQGRKERRQPSAIILQNCTITADASYVPVKAKFRSFLGRPWKEYSRTIIMQSFIDDIIQPEGWLPWMGDFGIKTCFYSEFGNRGPGSSMTGRVKWKGIKTITPAHAVDFTVGTFLRGNTWLPKFGVPFSAGMVAV
- the LOC104432276 gene encoding putative pectinesterase/pectinesterase inhibitor 22, with protein sequence MALLNSLLILFLLPTLQVLSQATSPKEQTLDIQALLPQVCNHIEDQSSCLLNVQAELNNAGPANSNLVLSAALQATLNEARAAVESISRFTALSVSYREQVAIEDCKELLDYSISEIAWSMGEMKRIQAGSKNSHYGGNLKAWLSAALSNQDTCLEGFEGTDGRLENFVRGSLKQVTQLIGNVLTMYCQLHSLPFPPPRTNSSHGASEFPAWMTEGDQELLKASPVGMHVDAVVASDGSGRYRTISEAVIDAPSYSNRRYVIYIKKGVYSENIDLKRKKTNIMFVGDGIGATIITGNRHFMQGWTTFRTATVAVSGKGFIARDMTFRNTAGPRNHQAVALRVDSDQSAFYRCSMEGYQDTLYAHSLRQFYRECDVHGTIDFIFGNGAAVLQNCRIFTRVPLPLQKVTITAQGRKSPYQSTGFSIQDSYVLATQPTYLGRPWKQFSRTVFLNTYMSSQVQPRGWLEWYGNFALSTLWYGEYRNNGPGASLSGRVAWPGYHVIRDAATADFFSVRTFIDGTAWLPGTGVKFSAGLSN
- the LOC104432275 gene encoding F-box/LRR-repeat protein 3, whose protein sequence is MASLESLTEDLLVRIYKGLASDADRKSWRLVCRDFHRIDALTRSSLRVLRVEFLRSLLANYPRLDTLDLSVCPRIDDGAVAVLLTSRGSPWAFPRAAASSLSPPGRDPLAWTRGLRKLVLSRSTGLGHHGLEQVIRACAYLESVDVSHCCGFGDREAAALSCGARLREVKMDKCLGVTDVGLAKIAVGCGRLEKVSLKWCMEIGDLGVDLLCNKCVDLKFLDLSYLKVTNDSLQSIGSLPKLEVLALVGCSLIDDTGLQFLGGGCPLLRVIDMSRCNGISSCGLVSVAKGHEGLVQLNASYSLTECSSILLRCFKDLKNLNAIKIDGARVSDSAFKALSNCTSLVEIGLGKCIGATNLGLMRLVSGCVNLRVLDLTCCHSITDAAIFAISDSCRNLTCLKLESCNMITEKSLYYLGSFCLLLEELDLTDCGGINDTGLEYLSNCLELSCLKLALCPTISDKGLGHIASKCRKICEIDLYRCNGIGDDALAALSSGCKKLRRLNLSYCSDVTDRGMEYLGQLEELWDLEMRSLFNVTGVGLMALAAGCKRLADLDMKYCENVDDSGFWALAYYARNLRQINLSHCNISNMGLCMVMSNLTRLQEAKLVHLNKVTVEGFELALRTCWVRIKKVKLLAALRFKLSSDVRETLHSRGCKIRWD